From one Streptomyces sp. NBC_01478 genomic stretch:
- a CDS encoding universal stress protein: MSTLPVIAAVDGSDDSLRALDWALDAARGRGVPLRVVHVWQYAAAWTSPGVLVAGPPDPAKDEVLDQARKHVEDPADRPVVEYLGLQGAPGAVLPELGSTAQLLVLGSRGRGGFASLLLGSNGMAAARGADCPVVVVPRPGREVHDAPPAAPGPRVVVGLHVDSPDEATLAFAFAEAARRGARLQVVAAYPWPPQAWASAGELLPPVIDQDAIENETRVLTDALLVPHRAHHPDVRTEPYVAPGDAAGHLVAASKDADLVVVGRHRRRLLAPARLLGSVTQAVLLHAASPVAVVPPTGSEE; encoded by the coding sequence ATGAGCACCCTGCCGGTCATCGCGGCGGTCGACGGTTCGGACGACAGCCTGCGCGCCCTGGACTGGGCCCTCGACGCGGCGCGTGGACGCGGGGTGCCGCTGCGGGTCGTCCATGTGTGGCAGTACGCCGCCGCCTGGACATCGCCCGGCGTCCTGGTCGCCGGGCCGCCGGACCCGGCGAAGGACGAGGTGCTCGACCAGGCCCGTAAGCATGTCGAGGACCCAGCCGACCGGCCGGTCGTGGAGTACCTCGGGCTGCAGGGCGCACCCGGCGCGGTACTGCCCGAACTCGGTTCCACCGCACAGCTCTTGGTGCTCGGCTCGCGTGGCCGCGGCGGCTTCGCCAGCCTGCTGCTCGGCTCGAACGGCATGGCCGCCGCCCGCGGCGCGGACTGCCCCGTCGTCGTGGTGCCCCGGCCCGGACGCGAGGTGCATGACGCGCCCCCGGCCGCACCCGGACCCCGGGTGGTCGTCGGCCTGCACGTGGACAGCCCCGACGAGGCCACCCTCGCCTTCGCCTTCGCCGAGGCCGCCCGGCGCGGCGCCCGCCTCCAGGTCGTCGCCGCCTATCCGTGGCCGCCGCAGGCCTGGGCCTCCGCCGGCGAACTCCTCCCGCCGGTCATCGACCAGGACGCCATCGAGAACGAGACCCGCGTCCTCACCGACGCCCTCCTCGTCCCGCACCGCGCCCACCACCCGGACGTCCGCACCGAGCCGTACGTCGCCCCGGGCGACGCGGCCGGCCACCTGGTGGCCGCCTCGAAGGACGCGGACCTCGTCGTCGTGGGCCGCCACCGCCGCCGACTGCTCGCCCCGGCCCGCCTGCTCGGCTCGGTCACCCAGGCGGTCCTGCTGCACGCGGCGAGCCCGGTCGCGGTGGTGCCGCCGACCGGGTCGGAGGAGTGA
- a CDS encoding DUF397 domain-containing protein → MAESTIQQHPLAGWDKPELDLSDADWHSGSRGRGDVQIAFVEGFIAMRNSGRPESPSLIFTPAEWGAFVSGAREGEFDLT, encoded by the coding sequence GTGGCCGAGAGCACCATCCAGCAGCACCCGCTTGCGGGCTGGGACAAGCCGGAGCTGGACCTCAGTGACGCCGATTGGCACTCAGGCAGCCGTGGACGGGGGGATGTCCAGATCGCTTTTGTCGAGGGATTCATCGCGATGCGCAACAGCGGCCGCCCGGAGAGCCCTTCCTTGATCTTCACGCCCGCGGAATGGGGCGCGTTCGTGTCGGGGGCGCGGGAGGGGGAGTTCGATCTGACGTGA